From the Calonectris borealis chromosome 4, bCalBor7.hap1.2, whole genome shotgun sequence genome, one window contains:
- the SOD3 gene encoding extracellular superoxide dismutase [Cu-Zn], with protein sequence MLLLLSLVTGLALSASGVMTDKETDPSRESFHDIQKKVNDLWQNLLYPVVPGNETDGMIYATCEMKPSSKIDADKPQVTGQVLFRQYYSYGRLEAIFYLDGFPLDNNQSGRAIHIHELGDLSNGCDSTGGHYNPFSVNHPRHPGDFGNFFPKEGKIRKCKTNLFATMFGPYSIMGRSVVIHEQEDDMGKGNNKASLENGNAGKRLACCVIGICNKNLWEEKLSEVTDKKKRGLKQRT encoded by the coding sequence ATGCTTCTGCTTCTTTCCCTGGTCACTGGGCTTGCCCTGTCTGCCTCTGGTGTCATGACAGACAAAGAAACTGATCCAAGCCGAGAGTCATTTCATGACATACAGAAAAAGGTGAACGACCTCTGGCAGAATTTGCTCTATCCGGTAGTGCCTGGTAACGAGACTGATGGGATGATTTACGCCACTTGTGAAATGAAGCCCAGCTCCAAAATAGATGCTGACAAGCCACAAGTGACTGGACAAGTCTTATTCAGACAGTATTACTCATATGGAAGATTAGAAGCCATTTTTTACTTGGATGGGTTTCCGCTGGATAATAATCAATCTGGTAGAGCTATACACATCCACGAGCTTGGCGATCTCAGCAACGGCTGCGATTCCACAGGAGGACACTATAACCCTTTCAGCGTGAATCACCCCCGCCACCCGGGGGATTTCGGCaacttttttcccaaagaaggcaaaatcagaaaatgcaaaacaaatctcTTTGCCACTATGTTTGGTCCATATTCCATCATGGGCAGATCCGTTGTGATCCATGAGCAGGAAGACGACATGGGCAAGGGCAACAATAAGGCCAGTTTGGAAAACGGAAATGCTGGGAAACGTCTGGCTTGCTGCGTGATTGGGATATGCAACAAGAACTTGTGGGAAGAGAAACTGTCTGAGGTTACAGACAAGAAGAAGAGAGGGCTCAAACAACGAACATAG
- the CCDC149 gene encoding coiled-coil domain-containing protein 149 isoform X7 has translation MANLAQLLSEAQDRNKHLGEEIRELQQRLGEVQGDNKLLRMTIAKQRLGDDEVGARHFAAHEREDLVQQLEKAREQIESLRYDLQAALDELQDVKEERSFYQDKSDRLNQELNHVLGGHENRIIDIDALCMENRYLQERLKQLQEEVNLLKSNITKYKNALERRKNSKAHSRSSSSALTGVLSAKQVQELLSEDHGCSLPATPQSISDLKSLATALLETIHEKNMVIQHQRQTNKILGNRVAELEKKLRTLEIAGLWSLPGGKDTITFSDPALPVIQRSRSQLLAFTDKPQKTEVQAEQKGERDETCAVASESLAPEGTNLNNRNQNKHFYPSLPQLPSEEEEINKLGSQIIKLTEQAVAEMEGKRADASAGEQNTVVGAELNGSSEGEFPLSSPDPSDPTDPSNSENEQTAETEALKDNDETSESDCEIPNERGDQNCSTVDVMHTEDPARHGRLSVTTEHTNNSFEELPESENKKPSDPAENCEYLDNSLA, from the exons GCAAATCTTGCTCAACTACTGAGTGAGGCTCAAGATCGAAATAAACATCTTGGAGAAGAGATTAGAGAGCTTcagcagagactgggagaagTACAAGGGGATAATAAG CTCCTTCGAATGACAATAGCAAAGCAAAGACTTGGAGATGATGAAGTTGGGGCTCGCCACTTTGCAGCCCATGAACGGGAGGACCTTGTTCAACAATTGGAGAAGGCTCGAGAACAG atCGAGAGTCTGAGATATGATCTTCAGGCTGCACTGGATGAGTTACAGGATGTGAAAGAGGAACGTTCTTTTTACCAAGATAAGTCTGACAGACTAAACCAAGAACTTAATCATGTCCTAGGAGGGCATGAAAATCGTATCATCGACATAGATGCTCTTTGTATGGAGAACAG gtatctTCAAGAGAGATTAAAACAACTTCAAGAGGAAGTCAACCTTCTTAAGTCTAATATTACTAAATATAAG AATGCACTAGAGAGACGAAAAAATTCAAAGGCTCATAGTAGATCCAGTAGCAGTGCTCTGACTGGAGTTCTGTCTGcaaagcaag TCCAAGAGTTGTTGTCGGAGGATCATGGATGTAGCCTACCAGCCACACCACAGTCCATTTCAGATCTCAAATCACTGGCCACTGCACTGCTGGAAACTATCCATGAAAAAAACATGGTCATACAACACCAAAGGCAAACCAACAA AATTCTAGGTAATCGAGTAGCAgaactagaaaagaaattaagaactttGGAAATTGCTGGCTTGTGGAGTCTTCCAG GTGGAAAGGATACCATAACATTCAGTGACCCAGCCTTGCCTGTTATACAGCGGTCCAGGTCACAGTTGTTAGCATTTACTGATAAGCCACAGAAAACTGAAGTACAAG CAGAACAGAAGGGAGAACGTGATGAAACTTGTGCTGTTGCAAGTGAGTCCCTGGCTCCAGAGGGAACAAACTTAAATAacagaaaccaaaataaacatttttatcctTCATTACCCCAGCTACCTTccgaggaagaagaaataaacaagctCGGAAGTCAGATAATTAAACTGACAGAGCAGGCAGTTgcagaaatggaagggaaaagagCAGACGCTTCCGCAGGGGAGCAGAACACGGTGGTTGGAGCAGAGCTTAATGGTTCATCTGAGGGAGAGTTCCCACTTTCCAGCCCTGACCCATCTGACCCCACAGATCCCTCAAACTCAGAGAACGAACAAACAGCTGAAACTGAGGCCCTGAAAGACAACGACGAAACCTCAGAGAGCGATTGTGAAATTCCAAATGAAAGAGGGGATCAAAATTGCAGCACCGTGGATGTGATGCATACTGAGGACCCTGCAAGGCATGGACGGCTCAGTGTTACAACTGAACACACAAATAACAGCTTTGAGGAGCTCCCTGAATCTGAAAACAAGAAACCATCTGATCCTGCTGAAAATTGTGAATATTTGGATAACAGTTTGGCCTGA